A genomic stretch from Canis lupus baileyi chromosome 3, mCanLup2.hap1, whole genome shotgun sequence includes:
- the LOC140628769 gene encoding ATP-dependent RNA helicase DDX19B isoform X4: MGFNRPSKIQENALPLMLAEPPQNLIAQSQSGTGKTAAFVLAMLSQVEPANRYPQCLCLSPTYELALQTGKVIEQMGKFYPELKLAYAVRGNKLERGQKISEHIVIGTPGTVLDWCSKLKFIDPKKIKVFVLDEADVMIATQGHQDQSIRIQRMLPKDCQMLLFSATFEDSVWKFAQKVVPDPNIIKLKREEETLDTIKQYYVLCNNRDEKFQALCNLYGAITIAQAMIFCHTRKTASWLAAELSKEGHQVALLSGEMMVEQRAAVIERFREGKEKVLVTTNVCARGIDVEQVSVVINFDLPVDKDGNPDNETYLHRIGRTGRFGKRGLAVNMVDSKHSMNILNRIQEHFNKKIERLDTDDLDEIEKIAN, from the exons tCCACAGAACTTAATTGCCCAGTCTCAGTCTGGCACTGGTAAAACAGCTGCCTTTGTGTTGGCCATGCTCAGCCAAGTAGAACCTGCAAACAGATATCCCCAG tgtctgtgcctctccccaACTTATGAGCTTGCACTTCAAACGGGAAAAGTGATTGAGCAGATGGGCAAATTTTACCCTGAACTGAAGCTAGCTTATGCTGTCCGAGGCAATAAAC TGGAAAGAGGTCAGAAGATCAGTGAGCACATTGTCATTGGCACCCCTGGGACTGTTCTGGACTGGTGCTCCAAGCTCAAGTTCATTGACCCCAAGAAGATCAAGGTGTTTGTTCTGGATGAGGCTGACGTGATGATAGCTACTCAGGGCCACCAAGATCAGAGCATCCGCATCCAGAG GATGCTGCCCAAGGACTGCCAGATGCTGCTTTTCTCTGCCACCTTCGAAGACTCTGTATGGAAATTTGCCCAGAAAGTGGTCCCAGATCCAAACATTATCAAACTCAAGCGTGAGGAGGAGACACTGGACACCATCAAGCAGTATTACGTCCTGTGCAATAACAGAGATGAGAAGTTCCAGGCCCTGTGTAACCTCTACGGGGCCATCACCattgctcaggccatgatcttctGCCAT ACCCGCAAAACAGCTAGCTGGCTGGCAGCAGAGCTCTCAAAAGAAGGCCACCAGGTGGCCCTGCTGAGTGGCGAAATGATGGTGGAGCAGAGGGCTGCGGTGATTGAGCGCTTCCGAGAGGGCAAGGAGAAGGTGCTGGTGACCACCAACGTGTGTGCCCGCG GTATTGATGTCGAGCAGGTTTCTGTCGTCATCAACTTTGACCTTCCCGTGGACAAGGACGGGAACCCGGACAACGAGACCTACCTGCACAGGATCGGGCGCACGGGCCGCTTTGGCAAGAGGGGCCTGGCAGTGAACATGGTTGACAGCAAGCACAGCATGAACATCCTCAACAGAATCCAGGAGCATTTTA ataagaaaatagaaagattGGACACAGATGATTTGGACGAGATTGAGAAGATAGCCAACTGA